From the genome of Vibrio navarrensis, one region includes:
- the rpsT gene encoding 30S ribosomal protein S20, producing the protein MANNKSAKKRAIQAEKRRQHNASRRSMMRTYMKKTVAAIAAGDKEGATAAFAVVTPILDRMATKGLIHKNKAARHKSRFAAQIKAL; encoded by the coding sequence TTGGCAAATAACAAATCTGCTAAGAAGCGCGCTATCCAAGCTGAAAAACGTCGTCAGCACAATGCTAGCCGTCGTTCAATGATGCGCACTTACATGAAGAAAACTGTTGCTGCAATCGCTGCTGGCGACAAAGAAGGCGCAACTGCAGCTTTCGCTGTAGTTACACCAATCCTAGACCGTATGGCGACTAAAGGCCTTATTCATAAGAATAAAGCTGCTCGTCACAAGTCTCGTTTCGCTGCACAAATCAAAGCTCTGTAA
- the murJ gene encoding murein biosynthesis integral membrane protein MurJ — protein MSKRLLKSGLIVSAMTLISRVLGLVRDVVVANLMGAGASADVFFFANKIPNFLRRLFAEGAFSQAFVPVLTEYHASGDMNKTRDLIAKASGTLGVIVTVVTILGVLGSGVVSALFGAGWFLDWLRGGPAAEKFELASFILKITFPYLWFITFVALSGAILNTMGRFAVSSFTPVFLNVMMILAAWYIAPYLAQPEVGLAIGVFLGGLVQFLFQLPFLIKAGVLVKPKWGWRDPGVVKIRTLMLPALFGVSVSQINLLFDTFIASFLQTGSISWLYYSDRLLEFPLGLFGIAIATVILPALSRKHVDAHSEGFAHTMDWGVRMVTLLGIPAMLGLMVLAKPMLMVLFMRGEFSPQDVHQASLSLLAYASGLLNFMLIKVLAPGYYSRQDTKTPVKYGIIAMVTNMVFNAIFAWFYGYVGLAVATALSALVNMALLYRGLHLAGVYRISKRTVYFIARLILAGAAMVAVLLWKMEQMSTWLAWTSAHRAGELLLLILIGAIAYLISAFLFGIRLKDLKAGTE, from the coding sequence GTGAGTAAACGACTCCTTAAGTCCGGCTTGATCGTCAGTGCTATGACGCTGATTTCAAGGGTTTTGGGCTTAGTACGCGACGTAGTTGTCGCCAATTTAATGGGCGCTGGAGCCAGTGCCGATGTTTTTTTCTTCGCCAATAAGATTCCTAACTTTCTAAGACGCTTGTTTGCCGAAGGCGCCTTTTCCCAAGCGTTTGTTCCTGTTCTGACGGAGTATCACGCCAGTGGCGACATGAACAAAACGCGCGATTTGATCGCGAAAGCGTCAGGTACTCTGGGTGTGATCGTCACTGTGGTGACCATTTTGGGCGTTCTGGGTTCAGGCGTGGTCAGTGCACTTTTCGGCGCTGGATGGTTTCTGGATTGGTTGCGCGGCGGGCCTGCCGCAGAAAAGTTTGAGCTAGCGAGCTTTATCCTCAAAATTACCTTTCCTTATCTCTGGTTTATCACTTTTGTTGCGCTGTCCGGGGCTATCCTAAACACCATGGGGAGATTTGCCGTTTCCTCTTTTACTCCAGTGTTTCTCAATGTGATGATGATCTTGGCGGCTTGGTATATTGCCCCGTATCTTGCTCAGCCGGAAGTAGGCTTAGCGATAGGGGTCTTTTTAGGCGGATTGGTGCAATTTCTCTTCCAACTGCCTTTTTTAATCAAAGCAGGGGTGTTGGTCAAACCGAAATGGGGATGGCGAGATCCGGGCGTGGTTAAAATTCGCACCTTGATGCTGCCTGCGCTGTTTGGTGTCTCCGTTAGCCAAATTAACCTTCTTTTCGACACCTTTATTGCCAGCTTTTTGCAAACCGGTTCGATCTCTTGGCTCTACTATTCTGACCGCTTGCTCGAGTTCCCGCTTGGCTTGTTCGGCATTGCGATTGCGACGGTTATCTTACCTGCGCTGTCGCGTAAACACGTTGATGCACACAGTGAAGGCTTCGCCCATACCATGGATTGGGGAGTACGTATGGTGACCTTGCTCGGCATCCCCGCCATGCTCGGACTGATGGTTTTAGCCAAACCTATGCTGATGGTACTGTTTATGCGCGGCGAGTTTAGCCCGCAAGACGTTCACCAAGCTTCTCTATCGCTGCTGGCGTACGCATCGGGCCTGCTGAATTTCATGTTGATCAAGGTTCTCGCCCCAGGGTACTACTCACGTCAGGACACCAAGACGCCAGTTAAATACGGCATTATTGCTATGGTGACCAATATGGTGTTTAACGCGATTTTCGCTTGGTTTTATGGTTATGTCGGCTTAGCGGTGGCGACAGCTCTGTCGGCATTAGTGAACATGGCGCTGCTGTATCGAGGTTTACATCTAGCTGGGGTTTACCGGATTTCTAAGCGAACCGTCTATTTTATTGCACGTTTAATCTTGGCTGGCGCAGCAATGGTTGCGGTCTTGTTGTGGAAAATGGAGCAGATGAGCACTTGGTTAGCATGGACATCGGCTCATCGCGCTGGGGAGCTACTTCTGCTGATTTTGATCGGCGCAATTGCTTACTTAATCTCGGCGTTTTTGTTCGGGATTCGGCTAAAAGACCTAAAAGCTGGGACAGAGTAA
- the ribF gene encoding bifunctional riboflavin kinase/FAD synthetase translates to MELIRGIHNIRSQHRGCVLTIGNFDGVHLGHQKVLRQVSLQARAMSLPSVVMTFEPQPMELFAKEKAPARLTRLRDKFVQLGKLGLDRLLCVNFNRHFAALDAEAFIRDLLVERLGVKFLVVGDDFCFGKARQGNFTMLQEAGKKYGFTVVNTQSFCLEQLRVSSTAIREALADDDLPAAAQMLGRDYSISGRVSHGRKLGRTIGFPTANIPLKRCVSPVSGVYVVQALGLAQNAIGGVANIGQRPTVNGVRQQLEVHLFDFQANLYGKQLEVVLLHKLRDEKKFESFDALKQQIELDAEAARVWLRQLTR, encoded by the coding sequence ATGGAACTGATACGAGGCATTCATAATATAAGGTCGCAGCATCGTGGCTGTGTATTAACCATCGGCAATTTTGATGGTGTCCATCTCGGGCATCAGAAAGTGTTGCGTCAGGTTTCTCTGCAAGCCAGAGCCATGTCACTGCCGTCTGTGGTCATGACTTTTGAACCTCAGCCGATGGAGTTGTTTGCCAAAGAAAAGGCACCAGCGCGATTAACCCGTTTGCGGGATAAATTTGTGCAACTTGGCAAGTTAGGACTGGATCGTTTGTTGTGTGTCAATTTCAACCGACATTTTGCCGCTCTTGATGCTGAGGCATTTATTCGCGACTTGTTGGTCGAGCGTTTGGGTGTTAAGTTTCTTGTTGTTGGTGACGATTTTTGCTTTGGCAAAGCGCGTCAAGGCAACTTCACCATGTTGCAAGAAGCAGGAAAGAAATACGGTTTTACCGTGGTTAATACTCAAAGCTTCTGTTTAGAGCAGTTACGAGTGAGCAGCACCGCCATTCGCGAGGCGTTAGCCGATGACGACTTGCCCGCTGCGGCTCAGATGCTTGGGCGGGATTACAGCATTAGCGGCCGTGTCTCTCATGGCCGGAAATTAGGCAGAACCATAGGTTTTCCGACGGCAAATATTCCGCTTAAGCGCTGTGTTTCCCCGGTTTCTGGCGTCTACGTTGTGCAAGCGTTAGGGCTTGCACAAAACGCCATTGGCGGCGTGGCCAATATTGGTCAGCGTCCGACAGTAAACGGCGTTCGTCAGCAGTTAGAAGTGCACTTATTCGACTTTCAGGCCAACTTGTATGGCAAACAGTTAGAAGTGGTACTTTTGCATAAGCTGCGTGATGAAAAAAAGTTTGAGTCTTTTGACGCACTCAAACAGCAAATTGAATTGGATGCTGAGGCAGCAAGGGTGTGGCTGCGTCAGCTAACTCGTTGA
- the ileS gene encoding isoleucine--tRNA ligase, whose translation MSEYKDTLNLPETGFPMRGDLAKREPEMLKRWYQEDLYGAIREAKKGKKSFVLHDGPPYANGDIHIGHALNKILKDIIIKSKTLSGFDAPYIPGWDCHGLPIELMVEKKVGKPGQKVTAAEFREKCREYAAGQVEGQKESFKRLGIMGEWDKPYRTMDFATEANIIRALGKIADNGHLLKGFKPVHWCTDCGSALAEAEVEYKNKVSPSIDVRFKAADEAALLAKFALNEGHEGHGDVSIVIWTTTPWTLPANRAVCLREDLEYVLIQVEGDAASERQPERIIVAAELAKEVMDRAGIEHFHNLGFAKGADLELVQFQHPFYAFTVPAILGDHVTTDSGTGVVHTAPGHGQEDFAVGQKYGLEVANPVGSNGVYLPDTELFAGQHVFKANDAVVETLKEKGALLHHHAYEHSYPHCWRHKTPIIFRATPQWFVSMDQAGLRAKALESIKGVQWMPEWGQSRIEGMIEGRPEWCISRQRTWGVPIALFVHKETAELHPNSLELIEKVAQVVEQKGIQAWWDLDAAELLGEEASQYEKVLDTLDVWFDSGVTHYAVVDKREEFNGAQADMYLEGSDQHRGWFQSSLISSIAMKGKAPYKQVLTHGFVVDGQGRKMSKSIGNVVAPKDVTNKLGADILRLWVASTDYTGEVAVSDEILKRSADAYRRIRNTARFFLANLNGFNPETDIVPADEMVALDRWAVGRALAAQNEIVKAYEEYNTHGVTQRLMHFCSIEMGSFYLDVIKDRQYTAKRGGHAQRSCQTALYYIVEALVRWMAPIMSFTADEIWNQMPGERDKFVFTGEWFDGLFGLAEGEELNNAFWSEIQKVRGAVNKLLEAARSEKTIGGSLQAELTLFASDDLAAKINKLDDELRFVLLTSAATVKPLGEKSDAAQATDIEGLFVEVRATEAEKCDRCWHHTPDVGTIAGHEKICGRCVSNVDGEGEVRKFA comes from the coding sequence ATGAGTGAGTATAAAGATACCCTGAACTTACCTGAAACAGGGTTTCCGATGCGCGGCGATCTGGCTAAACGTGAGCCAGAAATGCTAAAGCGTTGGTATCAAGAAGACCTTTACGGAGCCATCCGTGAAGCGAAAAAAGGCAAGAAATCATTTGTATTGCATGATGGTCCTCCTTATGCAAACGGTGATATTCACATTGGTCACGCACTAAACAAGATTCTTAAAGACATTATTATTAAATCCAAAACACTTTCAGGTTTTGACGCACCTTACATTCCAGGTTGGGACTGCCACGGTCTACCTATCGAACTGATGGTTGAAAAGAAAGTCGGCAAACCGGGCCAAAAAGTGACCGCAGCCGAGTTTCGTGAAAAATGCCGTGAATACGCAGCAGGCCAAGTGGAAGGGCAAAAAGAGAGCTTTAAGCGTCTTGGTATCATGGGCGAGTGGGACAAACCATACCGCACTATGGATTTCGCCACTGAAGCCAACATCATCCGTGCGCTGGGTAAAATTGCCGACAACGGCCACTTACTGAAAGGGTTTAAACCGGTTCACTGGTGTACCGATTGTGGCAGCGCACTGGCAGAAGCGGAAGTGGAATACAAAAACAAAGTTTCTCCTTCTATCGACGTTCGTTTTAAAGCGGCTGATGAAGCGGCGCTGCTGGCGAAATTTGCTTTAAATGAAGGCCACGAAGGCCACGGTGACGTCTCGATCGTTATCTGGACAACCACGCCTTGGACACTGCCTGCTAACCGCGCAGTGTGTTTGCGTGAGGATCTTGAATACGTACTGATCCAAGTTGAGGGCGATGCGGCTTCAGAGCGTCAACCTGAGCGTATTATCGTTGCGGCTGAACTGGCCAAAGAGGTGATGGATCGCGCGGGTATCGAGCACTTCCACAACCTTGGTTTTGCCAAAGGTGCGGATCTTGAACTGGTTCAGTTCCAACACCCATTCTACGCGTTTACCGTGCCTGCGATCCTTGGCGATCACGTCACCACCGATTCGGGTACTGGTGTGGTTCATACTGCTCCAGGACACGGTCAAGAAGACTTTGCAGTCGGCCAAAAATATGGCCTTGAAGTGGCAAATCCTGTGGGCTCAAACGGCGTGTACCTACCAGACACTGAACTGTTTGCCGGTCAACACGTCTTCAAAGCGAATGATGCTGTCGTCGAAACGCTAAAAGAAAAAGGCGCATTGCTGCATCATCACGCTTACGAGCATAGCTACCCGCACTGCTGGCGTCACAAAACGCCCATCATCTTCCGCGCGACCCCTCAGTGGTTCGTTTCGATGGACCAAGCCGGTCTACGTGCCAAAGCACTAGAGTCGATCAAAGGCGTTCAGTGGATGCCGGAGTGGGGTCAAAGCCGCATTGAAGGGATGATCGAAGGTCGCCCAGAATGGTGTATCTCACGTCAACGTACTTGGGGTGTGCCCATTGCCCTGTTCGTGCACAAAGAAACCGCAGAATTGCATCCAAACTCGCTTGAGCTGATTGAAAAAGTGGCTCAAGTGGTTGAACAAAAAGGCATTCAAGCGTGGTGGGATCTTGACGCCGCAGAACTGCTCGGCGAAGAAGCGTCGCAGTATGAAAAAGTACTCGATACCTTAGACGTTTGGTTTGATTCTGGCGTAACACACTACGCAGTCGTTGATAAACGCGAAGAGTTCAACGGCGCACAAGCAGACATGTACCTTGAAGGTTCGGACCAACATCGTGGTTGGTTCCAGTCTTCGCTGATCTCCTCGATCGCGATGAAAGGCAAAGCGCCTTACAAGCAAGTATTGACGCACGGTTTCGTGGTCGATGGCCAAGGCCGTAAGATGTCAAAATCGATCGGTAACGTGGTCGCACCAAAAGATGTCACCAACAAGCTAGGTGCAGATATCCTGCGTCTGTGGGTTGCTTCAACTGACTATACGGGCGAAGTGGCGGTTTCTGATGAAATCCTCAAGCGTTCAGCCGATGCTTACCGTCGTATCCGTAACACGGCGCGTTTCTTCTTGGCGAACTTGAACGGTTTCAATCCAGAAACGGATATCGTGCCCGCTGATGAAATGGTTGCGCTGGATCGCTGGGCGGTAGGTCGTGCATTAGCGGCGCAGAACGAGATCGTCAAAGCGTATGAAGAGTACAACACGCACGGCGTGACGCAGCGTCTGATGCACTTCTGTTCTATCGAGATGGGTTCATTCTATCTTGACGTGATCAAAGACCGTCAGTACACCGCGAAGCGTGGTGGTCATGCACAGCGCAGCTGTCAGACCGCGCTGTACTACATCGTCGAGGCGTTGGTACGTTGGATGGCGCCAATCATGTCGTTTACTGCCGATGAAATCTGGAACCAGATGCCGGGTGAGCGTGACAAGTTTGTCTTCACTGGTGAATGGTTCGATGGTCTGTTTGGCCTTGCAGAGGGTGAAGAGCTCAACAATGCATTCTGGTCTGAAATCCAGAAAGTGCGTGGTGCGGTCAACAAACTGCTTGAAGCGGCACGCAGCGAGAAGACCATCGGTGGCTCACTACAAGCGGAACTGACGCTGTTTGCCAGCGACGATCTTGCAGCGAAAATCAACAAACTTGACGATGAGCTGCGCTTCGTTCTGCTGACTTCGGCCGCCACCGTTAAACCGCTGGGCGAGAAGTCAGACGCGGCGCAAGCCACCGACATTGAAGGTCTGTTTGTCGAAGTGCGTGCAACGGAAGCTGAGAAGTGTGACCGTTGTTGGCACCACACGCCAGACGTTGGCACTATCGCAGGTCACGAAAAAATCTGTGGCCGCTGTGTCTCTAACGTCGATGGCGAAGGCGAAGTGCGTAAGTTTGCCTAA
- the lspA gene encoding signal peptidase II, whose translation MSEKALTLKQSGVRWLWLAFVVFVADIGIKFVVMEKMGYGWANRIEVLPFFNLLYVHNYGAAFSFLSDQEGWQRWLFTGIAFAVTGLLTYWMSKLSTKEKWNNIAYAMIIGGAVGNVFDRLVHGFVVDYLDFFWGNYHWPAFNLADAAICLGAAMIILDGFRRKESQ comes from the coding sequence ATGAGCGAAAAAGCACTGACGTTAAAGCAATCTGGGGTGCGCTGGCTGTGGTTAGCCTTTGTGGTGTTTGTGGCCGATATTGGCATCAAATTTGTGGTGATGGAGAAGATGGGTTACGGCTGGGCCAATCGCATTGAAGTCCTGCCATTCTTTAATTTGCTGTATGTGCATAACTATGGCGCCGCTTTCAGTTTTCTCAGTGATCAAGAGGGTTGGCAACGTTGGTTGTTCACCGGTATTGCTTTTGCGGTTACGGGCCTGTTGACCTATTGGATGAGCAAACTCTCGACGAAAGAAAAATGGAACAACATTGCTTATGCGATGATTATTGGCGGAGCCGTAGGCAACGTCTTTGATCGTTTAGTACACGGTTTTGTGGTCGATTACTTGGACTTTTTCTGGGGTAACTACCACTGGCCAGCTTTTAACTTAGCCGATGCAGCCATCTGCCTTGGCGCCG